From the Planctomycetota bacterium genome, the window GAGGCTCATTATAAGCCAAAACCTTCCCGTTAAACTTTGCTTTGAGCAAATCGTATATTTCTTTTGTATTCATTGTGTTATGGTGTAGGACTATAGTCCTAACCACTGAAAATCACATTAAAGTTATTCATGTAACGATTTTCTTGCTTTCGCTATAGTTTTCCTCTTGATTACCTGCTGTAATTTTATTAATCCTTCCAAAAGGCTATCCGGCCTGGGAGGGCAACCCGGTATATACACATCCACCGGAACAATTAAATCCACTCCTTGCACCACTGAATATGTATTCTTGCTAATAAAGGGTCCACCGCTACAAGCACAGGTCCCCATGGCGATCACATATTTCGGCTCGGCCATCTGGTCATAGACAAGTTTTAACCGTTCCGCCATCTTATATGTAAGCGTCCCTGAAACTATCATCAAATCCGCTTGGCGCGGAGACGGCCTGAAAGCCTCAGCCCCGAAACGGGCGATATCAAACCGGCTCATCCCGGTTGCCATCATTTCTATAGCACAGCATGCTAGACCAAATGTCACCGGCCAGAGTGAATTACGCCTGCCCCAGTTGATGAAATAATCCGCGCTGGTAACGATAAAATTCTTTTCAAACCTGTTTTCTATTAACCCCATAACTAATCACTGCTATCTTTATTATCCGGCTTTACCCAATCAAGATCGCCATGATACCAGAGATATGCCAATCCGATAAGCAACATCAAAACAAAGACAAACATTTCGATAAAGCCAACCCAACCGAGTAATTTATAAACGACCGCCCAAGGGAAAAGAACGGCGATTTCCACCGCACATATGATGTATATGAGCGCGATGACGTAAAATCTTATATTGAACTGGACCATGACCGGGCCAAGTATGTGTTCACCGCATTCGTAGGTGGATGATTTATTCTGGTTCGGTTTGCGTGGACTGACTATCCAC encodes:
- the nuoB gene encoding NADH-quinone oxidoreductase subunit NuoB; translated protein: MGLIENRFEKNFIVTSADYFINWGRRNSLWPVTFGLACCAIEMMATGMSRFDIARFGAEAFRPSPRQADLMIVSGTLTYKMAERLKLVYDQMAEPKYVIAMGTCACSGGPFISKNTYSVVQGVDLIVPVDVYIPGCPPRPDSLLEGLIKLQQVIKRKTIAKARKSLHE
- a CDS encoding NADH-quinone oxidoreductase subunit A, whose amino-acid sequence is MGIGFVFFTLVFVWIVSPRKPNQNKSSTYECGEHILGPVMVQFNIRFYVIALIYIICAVEIAVLFPWAVVYKLLGWVGFIEMFVFVLMLLIGLAYLWYHGDLDWVKPDNKDSSD